The following proteins are co-located in the Paenibacillus sp. FSL H8-0079 genome:
- a CDS encoding STM4011 family radical SAM protein encodes MRATLYYRGKLSSCNYDCPYCPFSKTVDSKETLEVDEIQLRQFVNWVREQEVEGHQFSIFFNPYGEALVRRWYREAMVELSHMPHVDKVAIQTNLSVKLDWARELNANKAAFWATYHPRETKEASFVKQCLTLRQMGLAFSVGTVGLRSAFPAIESMRQALPDDVYMWVNAFKDRPKYYTPEEIQFLRGIDPLFEGNLQDYESLGKRCAAGSEVFYVQGSGHVKRCYKDRRIIGHLYRDGLQALAADRPCRMKKCGCYIGYIHMEDSPFRETFGSGLLERNPVLINR; translated from the coding sequence ATGAGAGCGACTTTGTATTATCGGGGGAAGTTGTCTTCCTGTAACTACGACTGTCCATACTGCCCGTTTAGCAAGACAGTGGATTCCAAAGAGACGTTGGAAGTGGATGAAATACAATTGCGTCAATTTGTGAATTGGGTGAGGGAACAGGAAGTTGAGGGGCACCAATTTTCGATTTTCTTCAATCCCTATGGTGAAGCTTTGGTGCGTCGGTGGTACCGAGAAGCGATGGTTGAGTTGTCACATATGCCACATGTGGATAAAGTTGCGATTCAAACGAACCTGTCCGTCAAGCTGGATTGGGCAAGGGAGCTGAATGCGAATAAAGCAGCCTTTTGGGCGACGTATCATCCTCGTGAGACGAAAGAAGCTTCTTTTGTAAAACAATGTCTAACGTTGCGTCAGATGGGGCTTGCTTTCAGTGTCGGTACTGTCGGACTCCGCAGTGCATTCCCCGCAATTGAGTCCATGAGACAGGCTTTACCGGATGATGTATACATGTGGGTTAATGCCTTCAAAGATCGGCCCAAGTATTACACGCCGGAAGAGATTCAGTTTTTACGCGGGATTGATCCACTTTTTGAAGGCAATCTGCAGGATTATGAGAGCTTGGGCAAACGTTGTGCTGCCGGTTCGGAAGTATTTTATGTGCAAGGGTCGGGGCATGTGAAGCGGTGTTACAAGGATCGCCGAATTATTGGGCATCTGTATCGCGATGGTCTGCAAGCTTTGGCCGCGGATCGACCTTGTCGCATGAAAAAGTGTGGTTGTTACATCGGTTATATTCATATGGAAGATTCCCCGTTCAGAGAAACGTTTGGCAGTGGGTTGCTTGAACGGAATCCTGTATTGATCAACCGTTAG
- a CDS encoding XTP/dITP diphosphatase, with translation MSLDSPILIVATRNAGKVREFAHAFAPLGKEVKSMFDYPELPDVVEDGVTFAENAWKKAKAVGDALGLPVLADDSGLCVDLLDGEPGVYSARYAGEGATDAQNNAKLLETLESLKSGEDTEQPLLSPARFVCALVLYDPTTGDKYESEGTAEGWITAQAAGAGGFGYDPLFYVPEYEMTMAELTLEQKQAISHRGHALRALVSRLEG, from the coding sequence ATGAGTTTGGACAGCCCAATCCTCATTGTCGCAACCCGCAATGCGGGTAAAGTCCGTGAATTCGCTCATGCTTTCGCACCGCTTGGCAAAGAGGTCAAGAGCATGTTTGACTATCCGGAGCTGCCGGATGTGGTGGAAGATGGCGTAACGTTTGCGGAGAATGCCTGGAAGAAAGCCAAAGCGGTTGGTGATGCGCTTGGTTTGCCCGTTCTGGCAGACGATTCAGGACTTTGCGTAGATCTGTTGGACGGTGAGCCAGGAGTATATTCAGCGAGATATGCAGGCGAAGGAGCAACGGATGCACAGAATAATGCGAAGTTGCTGGAGACGCTGGAATCGTTGAAATCCGGTGAGGACACCGAGCAACCGCTACTGAGTCCAGCTCGTTTCGTCTGTGCGCTGGTCCTGTACGATCCGACAACAGGTGATAAGTATGAATCGGAAGGCACTGCGGAAGGCTGGATCACGGCTCAAGCTGCAGGTGCTGGCGGTTTTGGATATGACCCACTCTTCTATGTACCTGAATACGAGATGACGATGGCGGAGCTGACGCTCGAGCAAAAGCAGGCGATTAGCCACCGTGGTCATGCGCTGAGAGCGCTTGTATCCAGACTTGAAGGCTGA
- a CDS encoding STM4014 family protein has translation MSDVKEMKESLHQLVDVPDLTQDQPLLLIGNPNNRRTQGMQEARHRLGLKPAVVLPYAELLQNWRHGGTIADTVDSNMPVPLIRIDAPGEDWEVERELLFLGAMNDTPTLTDGMGAEAFSAEQTLALKQEWGRIYAPAQWFRGWKACLDRIGHEAREMWPGVRFMNDPSDIQLMFDKRQCQQHLSSHGVRIPPVLTSSQPIRSYTDLRTVMKYAGMNRVFVKLASGSGASGVVAYQVNPRTGDEIAVTTMGMEQTQGKTIFFNEGRLRKYTWSEEIATLMNWLCAEGAQIERWMPKATLDQRAYDIRQLVAGGQAGHAIMRLSRTSITNLHLRNERMLPAEAGLDEQRMSLVRTAAQAAMSAFPNSWSAGIDVMLTSGSNPRAYVLDVNPFGDLLYRVEHHGLGTYEWEMELLRKEPIQHA, from the coding sequence ATGTCAGACGTAAAGGAAATGAAGGAAAGCCTGCATCAACTAGTAGATGTACCTGATCTAACGCAAGATCAGCCCTTATTATTGATTGGAAATCCTAATAACCGACGAACCCAAGGGATGCAAGAGGCCAGGCATAGATTGGGTTTGAAACCTGCGGTTGTACTTCCATATGCAGAATTGCTCCAGAACTGGAGACACGGCGGAACGATCGCTGATACAGTTGATTCCAATATGCCTGTACCCTTGATTCGAATTGATGCTCCTGGTGAGGATTGGGAAGTGGAACGTGAGCTACTGTTCCTTGGAGCTATGAACGATACGCCAACATTAACGGATGGAATGGGTGCAGAAGCATTCTCCGCAGAACAGACACTTGCATTGAAACAGGAGTGGGGAAGAATCTACGCTCCTGCTCAGTGGTTTCGTGGCTGGAAAGCATGTTTGGATCGAATCGGCCATGAAGCTCGGGAAATGTGGCCTGGAGTCCGATTTATGAATGATCCCAGTGACATCCAATTGATGTTTGATAAAAGACAGTGTCAGCAGCATTTATCCTCACATGGGGTTCGAATCCCTCCAGTGTTAACCTCTTCACAGCCGATTCGAAGTTACACCGATCTGCGTACAGTTATGAAGTATGCCGGTATGAACCGAGTGTTTGTAAAGCTCGCAAGTGGCTCAGGAGCCTCAGGCGTTGTCGCGTATCAAGTTAATCCCCGAACAGGTGATGAAATCGCTGTAACGACGATGGGGATGGAACAGACACAGGGCAAGACGATTTTTTTCAATGAAGGACGTCTACGCAAGTATACCTGGAGTGAAGAGATTGCTACGCTGATGAACTGGTTATGTGCAGAAGGTGCACAGATTGAACGCTGGATGCCCAAAGCCACGCTTGATCAACGGGCCTACGATATTCGCCAACTGGTTGCGGGTGGACAGGCGGGTCATGCGATTATGCGGCTGAGTCGTACGTCGATCACCAATCTGCATTTGCGCAATGAGCGTATGCTACCTGCTGAAGCAGGGCTGGATGAACAGCGGATGTCGCTAGTTCGAACGGCAGCGCAAGCAGCCATGTCTGCATTTCCCAACTCGTGGTCAGCCGGGATTGATGTGATGCTTACTAGTGGTTCGAATCCGCGTGCCTATGTGCTGGATGTGAATCCATTTGGAGACCTGTTATACAGGGTTGAGCACCATGGCCTCGGAACCTATGAGTGGGAAATGGAACTTTTACGAAAGGAGCCTATTCAACATGCCTGA
- a CDS encoding STM4015 family protein yields MQEVKLVVSYDEYEDGIRMEKLIKELAAKPEASSLESLVIGDWGQAYENSPDEFIGTLVESAPSFPSLKKLFIGDMGYEECEVSWIIQTNLTPLLGAFPELKSFSVMGSSGLSLEPLQHAKLEELIIICGGLPKEVLSSITHAELPELRKLELYLGVDNYGFNGSLEDVLPLLEKGLFPKLVYLGLKDSEIQDEIAKAAADAPILDQLEILDLSQGTLSDEGAEALLTSDKIKKLKHLDLSYHYMTNEMIHRWNQSGISVDVSDQQQSDEDDWRYPSLTE; encoded by the coding sequence ATGCAAGAAGTGAAGCTTGTTGTATCCTACGATGAATATGAGGACGGCATTCGTATGGAAAAATTAATTAAGGAACTGGCAGCTAAACCGGAGGCCAGCTCACTGGAAAGTCTGGTCATCGGAGATTGGGGACAGGCTTATGAAAATTCACCTGACGAGTTCATAGGTACGCTAGTCGAGTCAGCTCCAAGCTTTCCTTCATTGAAGAAACTGTTCATCGGGGATATGGGATACGAAGAGTGTGAAGTATCGTGGATTATTCAGACGAATCTTACCCCGCTGTTGGGTGCTTTTCCAGAATTAAAATCCTTCTCGGTAATGGGCAGTAGCGGTCTTAGTCTAGAACCGCTCCAGCATGCCAAGCTGGAAGAATTGATTATTATATGTGGCGGTCTCCCGAAAGAAGTGTTATCTTCAATCACCCATGCCGAGTTGCCTGAATTGCGTAAACTGGAACTTTACTTGGGTGTGGATAATTATGGTTTCAATGGATCACTTGAAGATGTACTCCCTTTGCTAGAAAAAGGATTATTTCCAAAGCTGGTTTACTTGGGTCTGAAAGACAGTGAAATTCAGGATGAGATTGCCAAAGCAGCAGCTGATGCACCTATTCTGGATCAACTTGAAATACTGGATCTATCGCAAGGGACGTTGTCCGATGAAGGGGCTGAGGCGTTGCTTACCAGTGACAAGATCAAGAAACTGAAACATCTTGATCTAAGTTACCATTACATGACCAATGAAATGATCCATCGCTGGAACCAATCGGGTATATCTGTAGATGTTAGCGACCAGCAACAGAGTGATGAGGATGACTGGCGCTACCCGTCGTTAACAGAATAG
- a CDS encoding methyl-accepting chemotaxis protein: protein MKRISISRKLLLGFLSVLILLVAVVVISYTQFRSVERTYTDLIKDRTAKLLVIKNMVIDVKSLQVELRNFVVEDNDKSAQDFQAFYEDYQKISDGLRAEVTTEVMIDLLDRSSEISEEYYAYAQNVMDLKRQGRSNEITRLILETGPEIVSRFEQSISALEQHQQSSLDTGIVNANKLIHNVLLYIVMIGIASIVLGTVIALFMGRIISKPVAYVAKVARQIADGDLTGEAIVIRNRDEIGDLAQSFNDMMVNLRQLIHQVGNNADRVAASSEELTASTEQTASATEQVAVTMEEIATGMDTQVRMVGDGFHTINELSTGFQQMTENTQNMSDEATNASAKTVSGNEAVQSAVGQMNSIHQTVQTLAAVIEELGNHSQEIGLMVESISEISAQTNLLSLNAAIEAARAGEHGRGFEVVATEVRKLSDQSAKSAEQISTLVAAINKGMSDAMQSMGEVTAEVQEGIELVHRAGGTFEEIREAVSNVAGQTQEVSASIEQMAAGVEQINVSMKTIMEVTENAAAGTEEVSATSEEQLSAMQEIASAANDLSSMAEELQQSLSQFKV from the coding sequence ATGAAGAGAATTTCCATTAGTCGTAAATTACTGTTAGGTTTTTTGTCGGTACTTATTTTATTGGTAGCTGTGGTTGTGATCTCGTACACGCAATTTCGTTCAGTGGAAAGAACGTATACAGATTTAATCAAAGACCGTACAGCTAAACTACTTGTTATTAAAAATATGGTTATTGATGTGAAATCCTTGCAGGTGGAGTTGCGAAATTTCGTGGTGGAAGACAATGATAAAAGTGCGCAGGATTTTCAGGCTTTTTATGAGGATTATCAAAAAATAAGCGATGGATTACGAGCGGAAGTTACAACCGAAGTAATGATTGATCTTCTGGATCGTTCAAGCGAGATTTCAGAAGAATATTATGCCTATGCTCAAAATGTGATGGACTTAAAAAGACAAGGAAGAAGCAATGAGATTACAAGGTTAATACTCGAAACAGGTCCAGAAATTGTGTCCAGGTTTGAGCAGAGTATCAGTGCCTTGGAGCAGCATCAGCAAAGTTCGTTGGATACCGGAATCGTCAATGCAAATAAACTTATTCATAACGTGCTCCTATATATCGTGATGATCGGGATAGCATCCATTGTTCTGGGAACAGTAATCGCACTGTTCATGGGTAGAATCATCTCCAAACCCGTTGCATATGTAGCCAAAGTTGCTAGGCAGATTGCAGATGGAGATCTGACAGGTGAGGCCATTGTGATTCGTAACCGAGATGAGATCGGGGATCTGGCTCAATCCTTTAACGATATGATGGTTAACTTGCGTCAACTAATCCATCAGGTGGGGAACAATGCGGATCGCGTTGCGGCTTCTTCCGAGGAATTAACGGCAAGTACAGAGCAGACCGCCTCGGCGACTGAACAGGTCGCTGTTACGATGGAAGAGATTGCGACCGGTATGGATACACAGGTGAGAATGGTTGGGGACGGATTCCATACGATTAATGAATTGTCCACGGGTTTTCAACAAATGACGGAGAACACGCAGAACATGTCGGATGAAGCGACCAATGCATCAGCCAAAACCGTGTCTGGTAACGAGGCAGTTCAGTCCGCTGTTGGACAGATGAATTCTATTCATCAGACCGTTCAGACCCTTGCGGCGGTTATTGAAGAACTGGGCAATCACTCTCAGGAGATTGGACTCATGGTGGAGAGTATATCTGAAATATCGGCCCAAACAAATTTGCTGTCTCTGAATGCAGCCATTGAAGCTGCAAGAGCAGGCGAGCATGGTCGTGGATTCGAGGTAGTTGCTACCGAGGTACGTAAGCTGTCTGACCAATCGGCTAAATCAGCTGAACAGATCAGTACACTTGTTGCTGCCATTAACAAAGGCATGAGTGATGCAATGCAATCCATGGGAGAAGTAACCGCGGAGGTTCAAGAGGGTATAGAGCTTGTTCATAGAGCAGGCGGTACTTTCGAAGAAATTCGTGAAGCTGTTAGCAATGTAGCTGGTCAGACTCAGGAGGTATCTGCATCCATTGAACAAATGGCAGCGGGTGTGGAGCAGATCAATGTGTCCATGAAGACAATCATGGAAGTAACAGAGAATGCGGCTGCTGGAACAGAGGAAGTCAGTGCAACATCAGAAGAACAACTGTCTGCGATGCAGGAGATTGCTTCAGCTGCCAATGATCTCTCGTCTATGGCAGAAGAGTTACAGCAGTCACTGAGTCAATTTAAAGTGTGA
- a CDS encoding STM4013/SEN3800 family hydrolase gives MPDMNTIVGSHDLLMITLDTLRYDVAKLEEENCPNLCGSGPWEKRHTPGSFTYAAHHAFFGGFMPTPANTDKASHVRLFHSRNTGLKTHPHTWLFDTPDIVSGFAAEGYRTICIGGVIFFTKKNPLAKVLPGYFQQSYWRMNFGVTNPKSTEHQVQHALKLLEQTAPDEKIFMFLNVSAIHGPNRYFVEGAKEDSVETQRAALRYVDEALGPLFEAMRKRARPAYCLAFSDHGTAYGEDGYQGHRLAHDVVWTVPYRDFLI, from the coding sequence ATGCCTGATATGAACACCATCGTGGGCTCCCATGATCTGTTAATGATTACGCTGGATACGTTACGTTATGACGTAGCCAAGCTGGAAGAGGAGAACTGTCCTAATCTGTGTGGTTCGGGTCCGTGGGAGAAGCGTCATACCCCGGGCAGTTTTACATACGCGGCGCACCATGCTTTCTTTGGTGGTTTTATGCCGACCCCTGCCAACACAGATAAGGCATCTCATGTAAGGCTGTTTCATTCCCGGAATACCGGACTCAAGACACATCCGCACACCTGGCTATTCGATACACCGGATATCGTATCCGGGTTCGCAGCTGAAGGTTACCGTACAATCTGTATTGGCGGTGTCATTTTTTTTACGAAAAAAAACCCGCTTGCGAAAGTATTGCCCGGCTATTTCCAACAGAGCTACTGGCGAATGAACTTTGGTGTAACCAACCCCAAATCGACAGAACATCAGGTACAGCATGCATTAAAGCTACTTGAACAGACGGCGCCGGATGAAAAGATATTTATGTTTTTGAACGTGTCTGCCATTCATGGTCCGAATCGTTACTTTGTAGAAGGAGCCAAGGAAGACTCGGTGGAGACTCAACGGGCTGCACTTCGATATGTAGACGAGGCTCTTGGGCCATTGTTCGAGGCGATGCGAAAACGCGCCCGGCCTGCGTATTGCCTGGCTTTTTCCGATCATGGTACAGCTTACGGTGAAGACGGGTATCAAGGACACCGGCTCGCACATGATGTCGTCTGGACGGTACCTTATCGTGATTTTTTAATATAG
- the asnB gene encoding asparagine synthase (glutamine-hydrolyzing) gives MCGITGFIQWNRDLTQESELLVRMTDSLSNRGPDASGTWISNPCAFGHRRLSVMDPENGAQPMHALQGDTSYTVVYNGELYNAPELKKELLQRGHQFRTQCDTEVLLASYIEWGPACVDRFNGIFAFAIWDGGREQVFIARDRLGVKPLFYSNAKDTLVFGSEPKALLIHPDVEAAVGPEGLAEVFIVGPARTPGHGVYSSLNELKPAHALIYNRNGIRTYAYWKLESQQHEHNLEETAAEVRTLLQDTLERQLASDVPVCSLLSGGLDSSALSALAVDYYNRTGQGQVSTYSVDYVDNAKHFQTHSFQPGADGPWIKRMVDELKTDHHWIEIENGELVHALTQAMLVRDLPGMADVDSSLYLFCKEIKKGATVAISGEAADEVFGGYPWFHREDMLNSGTFPWSVAPDMRAALLSPDIREWIRPLDYLADRYSDAVAEVPLLDGETGKAAQMRVMSYLNITRFMPTLLDRKDRMSMGAGLEVRVPYCDHRLIQYVFNVPWEMKITGGREKGILRKALEGVLPDDVLYRKKSPYPKTHNPQYLAAVKQQVLDILDDPTSPILPLIDKAQIRNLASSPDAASNLPWFGQLMSGPQLFAYLTQINSWLKTYKVAIR, from the coding sequence ATGTGCGGTATTACCGGCTTCATACAGTGGAATCGGGATCTGACCCAGGAATCAGAGCTGCTGGTCCGTATGACGGACAGCTTGTCGAACCGGGGGCCCGACGCTTCAGGTACATGGATCTCCAATCCTTGTGCCTTTGGACATCGGCGTCTTAGTGTAATGGACCCCGAGAACGGGGCACAGCCCATGCATGCGTTACAGGGAGATACCTCCTATACCGTCGTGTATAACGGAGAACTATACAATGCACCCGAGTTGAAAAAGGAATTGCTCCAGCGGGGGCATCAGTTCCGTACGCAATGTGATACGGAAGTGTTGCTCGCCTCTTATATCGAATGGGGACCGGCATGCGTGGACCGGTTTAACGGTATTTTCGCTTTTGCCATATGGGATGGGGGTCGCGAACAAGTTTTTATCGCACGCGATCGCCTTGGCGTGAAACCTCTGTTCTACAGCAATGCCAAAGACACACTGGTATTTGGCTCAGAACCCAAAGCTCTGCTCATTCACCCGGATGTGGAAGCCGCTGTTGGCCCGGAAGGATTGGCTGAAGTCTTTATCGTAGGGCCTGCACGGACACCAGGACACGGCGTATACTCTTCACTGAACGAACTCAAGCCTGCGCACGCGCTCATCTACAACCGAAACGGGATTCGAACCTATGCCTATTGGAAACTGGAAAGCCAGCAACACGAACATAACCTGGAAGAGACAGCAGCCGAGGTACGCACACTCTTGCAAGATACACTGGAGCGCCAGTTGGCATCGGATGTTCCTGTATGTTCTCTTTTATCAGGAGGACTGGACTCCAGTGCTTTGTCTGCATTAGCCGTAGATTATTACAATCGGACGGGGCAAGGCCAAGTCAGTACGTATTCTGTCGATTATGTGGATAACGCCAAGCATTTTCAGACGCATTCCTTTCAGCCGGGTGCAGATGGGCCGTGGATTAAGCGAATGGTGGATGAACTCAAGACGGACCATCACTGGATAGAAATCGAGAACGGAGAACTGGTTCATGCGTTGACACAGGCCATGCTTGTAAGGGATCTGCCAGGTATGGCGGATGTGGACTCCTCGCTCTATCTGTTCTGTAAAGAAATCAAAAAAGGGGCCACCGTTGCCATTTCAGGTGAAGCGGCGGATGAAGTGTTCGGCGGTTACCCTTGGTTCCATCGCGAAGATATGCTGAACTCCGGTACGTTTCCGTGGTCTGTAGCGCCTGATATGCGAGCAGCGCTGTTATCCCCGGACATTCGGGAATGGATTCGACCACTCGACTATCTGGCAGACCGTTATTCGGATGCAGTGGCTGAAGTGCCTCTTCTGGATGGGGAAACGGGCAAAGCTGCACAAATGCGGGTGATGTCCTACCTGAACATTACACGTTTCATGCCTACACTTTTGGATCGCAAAGACCGGATGAGTATGGGGGCGGGATTGGAAGTACGGGTACCTTACTGTGACCATCGTCTGATCCAATATGTATTTAACGTCCCTTGGGAAATGAAAATAACGGGCGGGCGGGAAAAAGGCATTCTGCGTAAGGCACTCGAAGGTGTCCTGCCTGACGATGTGTTATATCGCAAAAAGAGTCCTTACCCGAAAACACATAATCCACAATACCTGGCCGCGGTCAAACAACAGGTACTTGATATCCTGGATGATCCCACATCGCCTATCTTGCCATTAATCGACAAAGCCCAGATCCGTAATCTTGCGTCTTCACCGGATGCCGCTTCCAATCTTCCCTGGTTCGGACAGTTGATGTCGGGTCCCCAGCTATTTGCATATCTGACTCAGATCAATTCCTGGTTGAAGACATATAAAGTCGCTATTCGTTAG
- the rph gene encoding ribonuclease PH — protein sequence MRSNGRTSEQLRPLNLTVNTNKYAEGSVLIEVGDTKVICTATVEERVPPFMKGQGKGWVTAEYSMLPRATHTRNQREANRGKLTGRTMEIQRLIGRALRSVVNLQALGERTITLDCDVIQADGGTRTTSITGAFVALALAVNKISQQHKLQVFPITDFIAAVSVGVVGEQPVLDLNYDEDSKAKVDMNLVMTGGGKYVELQGTGEEAPFDRRELNAMLELGEQGILEMIERQKEVLGPIALKIGARGLGEA from the coding sequence ATGAGATCAAACGGACGAACCAGCGAACAGCTGCGCCCGCTGAATTTAACAGTGAACACGAATAAATACGCCGAGGGCTCTGTACTGATTGAAGTTGGAGATACAAAGGTGATCTGTACAGCTACAGTAGAGGAACGTGTACCTCCCTTTATGAAAGGGCAGGGTAAAGGCTGGGTAACAGCGGAATATTCCATGTTGCCACGTGCAACACATACCCGGAACCAACGTGAAGCCAATCGTGGCAAATTAACTGGACGCACCATGGAGATCCAGCGTCTGATTGGTCGGGCATTACGCTCGGTAGTTAATCTGCAGGCTCTTGGTGAGCGTACCATTACCTTGGACTGTGATGTTATTCAAGCAGACGGAGGCACACGCACAACGTCCATTACGGGTGCGTTTGTAGCACTGGCGCTTGCCGTGAACAAAATTTCCCAACAACACAAACTGCAAGTGTTCCCGATTACGGATTTCATTGCAGCGGTAAGTGTGGGTGTTGTGGGAGAACAGCCTGTTCTGGATCTGAACTATGATGAAGATTCCAAAGCCAAGGTAGACATGAACCTGGTGATGACAGGTGGCGGTAAATACGTCGAGCTTCAGGGAACAGGTGAGGAAGCACCATTTGATCGCCGTGAGCTGAACGCCATGCTGGAACTTGGCGAGCAGGGAATTTTGGAGATGATCGAGCGTCAAAAAGAAGTGCTCGGACCGATTGCGCTTAAGATCGGCGCGCGTGGATTAGGGGAAGCGTAA
- a CDS encoding STM4012 family radical SAM protein, protein MDKQSQHTTTGHSTPSGSNITTGLSEVLAFPYRSYLYSYPHKTAYRELDPPLPLGALWEKENTDTYFLYMHIPFCAARCGFCNLFTLPDRRDDTHERYVDALERQAKQWAPITSRRPYSRFAIGGGTPTLLNEVQLNRLFDIAEHVMGLDPSQASISVETSPDTVTEAKLSIMKERSVDRVSMGIQSFIEAEASAIYRPQKPQEVERALEKLTRYDFPLLNLDLIYGLPGQTVESWIYSLERVLAYEPGEIFIYPLYTRENTIVKPDDIRRQGPDIRMELYKAARETLKSKGYVQYSMRRFAKEQSSSKVLLPYSCQEEGMVGLGCGARSYTSEVHYASKYGVSYKATQSIIADYVATERYDVADYGIVLSREEQRRRFILKALLHREGLALSDYHQRFGTDVMSDYVWLAELLTEGMAQLEINESNQVLRLTEEGLGYSDAIGDWLISAEIREQMEGFVFS, encoded by the coding sequence ATGGATAAACAATCACAACATACAACAACAGGCCATTCCACACCGTCTGGATCCAACATAACTACAGGTCTCAGTGAAGTACTTGCCTTCCCGTATCGTTCTTACTTATATTCATACCCGCACAAGACCGCATATCGGGAGCTTGACCCACCGCTGCCACTGGGGGCACTCTGGGAAAAAGAGAATACGGATACGTATTTTTTATATATGCACATTCCCTTTTGCGCTGCCCGTTGCGGATTCTGTAATCTGTTCACACTGCCGGATCGTCGGGATGATACCCATGAACGCTATGTGGATGCGCTGGAACGTCAGGCGAAGCAGTGGGCACCTATTACATCTCGAAGACCGTATTCGCGGTTCGCGATTGGTGGGGGAACGCCTACATTATTGAATGAGGTCCAGTTGAACCGTCTGTTTGATATTGCTGAACATGTGATGGGACTGGACCCCTCGCAAGCATCAATCTCAGTGGAGACGTCGCCAGATACGGTTACGGAAGCCAAGCTGTCCATTATGAAGGAACGAAGTGTAGATCGTGTCAGTATGGGTATTCAGAGTTTTATTGAAGCTGAAGCATCCGCCATCTATCGTCCGCAAAAACCGCAGGAGGTCGAACGAGCGCTTGAGAAGCTTACTCGTTATGATTTCCCATTGTTGAATCTGGATCTGATCTATGGTTTGCCTGGACAAACGGTTGAATCGTGGATCTATTCACTGGAAAGAGTGTTGGCCTATGAGCCGGGCGAAATCTTTATCTACCCCTTGTATACACGGGAAAATACGATCGTGAAGCCTGATGATATTCGCCGTCAGGGACCGGACATTCGGATGGAGCTGTATAAAGCAGCACGTGAGACTTTGAAAAGTAAAGGTTATGTGCAATATTCGATGCGCAGATTTGCCAAGGAACAGTCATCCTCCAAAGTGCTTCTGCCATACAGCTGTCAGGAGGAAGGCATGGTTGGTCTGGGATGCGGCGCACGCTCTTATACGAGTGAAGTACACTATGCTTCCAAGTACGGCGTGAGTTATAAGGCCACACAGAGCATCATAGCCGATTATGTGGCGACTGAGCGCTACGATGTGGCGGATTATGGTATCGTGTTAAGCCGTGAGGAACAGAGAAGGCGCTTTATTTTGAAAGCCTTGCTGCATCGGGAGGGATTGGCGTTGTCTGACTACCACCAGCGATTCGGTACCGATGTGATGTCCGACTATGTCTGGTTGGCTGAACTGTTGACAGAAGGTATGGCGCAGCTGGAGATCAATGAGAGTAATCAGGTACTGCGTCTGACAGAAGAAGGACTGGGTTACTCCGATGCGATTGGAGATTGGCTTATATCTGCCGAAATTCGTGAACAGATGGAAGGGTTTGTTTTCTCATGA